In the genome of Synergistaceae bacterium, the window GAGATAGATATATGTGCGGAATCATGGGTTACATCGGGGGCAGGGAGACTACTAAAGTTATCCTGGATGGTCTCGCCAAACATGAATACAGGGGTTACGATTCTGCGGGCATCGCGGTCATCAGAGACGGCAAGATTTATGAGCTTCGCACGATCGGAAGGGTCTGCCAGCTTGCAGAGAAGGTCGCAAAGGAAAAATTCACAGGCGACTTCGGCATAGGTCACACAAGATGGGCAACACACGGCGGGGTAACAGAGAACAATGCACACCCGCATATGAGCAGCGACGGCCGTGTTGTGCTCGTACACAACGGCATAATAGAAAACGCCCGCGATATCCGTGCAGAGCTCGAAGCCAAGGGCATAAAATTCCACACCGAGACAGACACAGAGTCCGCGGTGCAGTACCTCGGGTGGGTTTATAAAGGAGATCCAAAAGACGCGATAGTCCAGCTCACAAATCGTATCCGCGGCGCATTCGCGCTCGTCATAATGTTCTGTGACAAGCCCAATGAGATATGGGTGGCGCGCAAGGGATCACCGCTGGTAGTAGGCCACGCGGGAAATGAGGGCTTCTGTGCTTCCGACCCGACAGCGCTGCTCGAATATACGCGCGACGTCTGGTTTATGGACGACGATGAGATAGGACAGATAACCGAAACGGGATGCAAATTCTTTGATTTCGACGGTGTCGAACATGAAAAACAGTCGATGCACCTTGACTGGGATGCGGCGATGACCACCCGCGGAGATTATCCTCATTTTATGCTCAAAGAGATACACGAACAGCCGGAGGTAGTAACGCGCACACTTCTGGGACGCGTCGCGGACAACAGTGTCGACCTGAGCAAGGAGCTCGACTGGACGGCGGAACAGATAGCGAAATGGAAAAAAATCCACTTCGTTGCATGCGGCACATCACACTATGCAACTATTGTGGCGGCGAGAATTATGGAGACTTTCGGGGATTTTGAGATCCGCACTGAAGTGGCGTCGGAATATCGCTATAGGAACATCCCTATCGGCCCGGATACACTTGCCATATTCGTCTCGCAGTCCGGTGAGACCGCCGACACTCTCCAGGCCGCTCGCCTTGCAAAATCCAGAGGGGCAACGTGCATCGTAGTAACGAACGTGCGCGGCTCAACCATACACCGCGAAGTGGACTATGCGCTTGTGACCCCTGCAGGGCCGGAGATAGGGGTAGCTGCAACAAAGACCTTCATGGCCCAGATAACGGTCCTCACGCTGCTTGGCCTCTACCTTTCAAAACTCAGGAACGAGCTGCCGCCAAAGACCGAGAAAAGGATCATATCAGCTCTGATGGACATCCCGGCAAAGCTGGCGAAAATACTTTCAGAGGAAAAAGAGATAGCCCGGATAGCGCGTAATTTCGCCGACGCAAGGGGCTTCTTCTTCATAGGGAGAGGGCTCGCATATCCGCCGGCACTTGAAGGCGCGCTTAAACTGAAAGAAATATCCTACCTGCACGCGGAAGCATATCCGGCAGGAGAAATGAAGCATGGACCCATAGCGCTTCTTGACAAGGAACTGCCGGTGGTCGCACTAGTACCCAAAAATGATCTCTGGGAAAAAACAATATCAAACATCGAAGAATCCATGGCGCGCAAATCTCCCATAATCGCGATTGCCACCGAGGGTGACGCTGAGATCGGACATTATTCCAAAAACGTAATATTCACGCCCGAAACCGAGCCCGAGCTCTTCCCCTTCGTGGCAGTAGTGCCGCTTCAGCTTTTCGCATACTACGTGGCACGCCAGCGGGGCTGCGATATCGATATGCCAAGGAACCTCGCCAAGAGCGTTACAGTAGAATAAATCAGGCCGGCTCATGCATCTGCGGGCAGATAATCCGCATCGGGCAGGACTTTTAGTTTTGGAGCGACAGATTTATTGGTTTTAAGCTGTCAGTAAGGAGCCTGTAAATGAAACTCAAAAAAACTACGACACTGTTTTTAGTTTTCCTGATTGTCTTCGTTTCCTTTGCACCCTGCTTTGCTGCAGACTCGGAGAACAGCATCTCCCGCGGATCAAGTCTGGAGAGATTTATCTCGGTCTTGTCCGTATGGGGCGGATTTCTCGCGAAAGTCACGGGCTCTTATGATCTGCTCAATAACATAGGACATTTTCCAGAGTTCGTACGCACGTGGCACGGTTTTATAGGATCAGACGGTTTCAGCCCTGGATTTTTTTTCAGAACACTCCTCTTTCTGCTTGGTGTTGACATCATGCAACAGCAGCAGATAGATGATGATACCTCAACCGAGAGCTATTCTATATGACGGTATTCGTGTATATTATAAAATGTTCCGACGGGTCGCTTTATACGGGTTGGACTACTGATGTTGCAAAAAGAATAGCTGCGCACAACAACGGCACAGGCGCAAAATATACACGCGGACGCCGGCCGGTCATGTTGGTCCATTCAGAATCATTCGCGTCAAAAGAAGCGGCATTGTCAAGAGAAATCGCAATAAAAAACCTTAAACGCGACAAAAAACTCAAGTTGATCGAAGGCGAAAAATAATGCCTTGCCTATTGTAAAATACACACAATGTAGGTTACAATATTTCCTGTATTTTAATCAATGTAAGCAATATTTTCCCATACAAATGTATATTCGAAGAGGTGCTCAATATGAAGGGTCGCACAGATGTGGTTTTAGGGGTCCAGTGGGGAGACGAGGGCAAGGGACGGGTCGTTGATGCGCTTGCAGGAGACGCGGGCATCGTCGTCCGTTATCAGGGCGGAGCTAATGCGGGGCATACTGTCGTGGTCAAAGATGAAAAATATGTCTTTCACCTTCTGCCGTCCGGGATACTCTATCCGGATAAGGTCTGCCTCATCGGCAACGGAGTCGTACTTGACCCGGAGACCCTTTTTGAGGAACTGGACGGACTTAAGGCCCGCGGTAAGGAACTTGCGCGTCTTGTTGTCAGCCACGGCGCGCACATCGTCATGCCATATCACAAAATGATAGACAGGCTTTCAGAGGGAGCGCGCGCATCCGACCAGAAGATAGGCACCACGGGACGCGGCATAGGGCCATGCTATTCCGACAAGTTCGAGCGCGTTGGAATAAGGGCTGAAGATCTTACAAATCCTGATATTCTGAAGGAAAAACTCACTCTCAACATCAAGCTGAAAAATGAGATACTGACAAAGATATACGGCGCGGAGCCGCTGGATTTCGAAAATATATACAGCACCGCTCTTGAATGGGGCGGAAGGCTGAAACCTATGCTCGGCGATGCATTTCTTGAGATCGACAATACACTGCGGTCGGGAGCAAACGTCCTCTTTGAAGGGGCTCAGGGCACACTGCTTGACGTGGACCATGGAACATATCCTTTCGTGACAAGTTCAAGCCCATGCGCCGGGGGTGCGTGCACCGGAGCAGGCATCGGCCCTGGACGCATAGACAGAGTCATAGGAGTTACAAAAGCATATTGCACAAGGGTAGGAGAAGGTCCGTTCCCGACAGAGGACAAAGGATCGCTTGGCGAAATGCTCCGCACAAAAGGCGGTGAGTACGGTGCGACGACCGGACGCCCAAGGCGCTGCGGCTGGAACGACCTCGTCGCCGTTGATTACGCGGTAAAGATCAACGGACTTGACTGTATCGCTCTCACAAAGCTTGACGTGCTCTCAGGGTTTGACGAGATAGAGGTATGTACAGCATATGAGATAAACGGCAAAATACAGAAACATTTTCCAAGCAGCTGTTCAGATCTCTCCAAAGCACACCCTGTATTTAAGCAGCTTCCCGGGTGGGAAGAGGATATCAGCGTCTGCCGCAGCTTTGAAGAGCTCCCGCAGAACGCACAGGATTATGTGCGCTTCATTGAAGATCACACCGGCATCCCTGTAGTCCTTATCGGAGTCGGAGTCGGACGTGAGGATACAATACTCAGGGGGATATAGCAGGCCTGTTTGTCAAATATTTGCGGATCTTTCACGAAAGTCGGGCGTATCTGAAAAAGATCCGCCCGACTTGTGTATCAATCTGCTGATGGCATCCTGTAAAATGCTTATGGAAATTTACCGTGAATGTATCAGTTTCCTGTATTATTGGGCGCCTTATCCTCGCTCTCCTCTTTTCTCAGCGCAGTTGCCGGCAACTCCACAACTTCGCCTTCCGCCTCATCATCCGGATCGATCGGCTCTTGAGATGGCTCATAATAGGCACTTTCGGGGGCATCGATGATCTCCGGGTTGTCGGGAGTACTCTCCGGGCGTGACCCAGCCGCAAAAGGATCATGCCCCTTGCGGTTCGTATAGATACTGAATGTGGCCCCCCTGAGCAGGCCGAATATCATGGCAGCAAAAATCAGGAGGCCAAAGAGACCGATCAGCATTATCGCAGCCGGAAAGGCAAAACCGAAAATCAGGGTACCCAATAAGAGAAGGGCAAGCAGTCTCATTCTATTCCTCCTATAAGGATTTCTTAGGCGGTCTTTTAGTTTTAGATACGCCTCTTACCGGAGCTTTGCGCAACCCCTTTGAAGGTTTCGCTCCGCTCCGGGTCTTCGGAGAAGCCTTCTTGCCGCGGGAATCAGATTTTTTCTCTCCGTGCCGGGATGCGGATTTACCGTCACGGATTTTGTATTCACTGCGCTCCGGCTCGGCACCCTTGTCATGTACCTTATATGCCGGACGTTCGCCGCGCGTCCCGCGGCCATCCTCCGGCTTGCCGTCGCGGGGTTTGTAGCCGGAAGGACTTCTTTTTACTTCTTTGCGGGGATGCTCTGTTTTACCCCCGGCTTCAAGCTCCGTCCCCTCGCCCTGACCTCTGTATTTCGGGCGCTCTTCCTTCATCCTGCCGCTGCGATAGCGTTCCTGTGCCGGCCTGTCTGTCTTGCCGCGCTTATCGCGGGAGACCGGCGCCCTTCGCCCGCCGCGTTCTTCGACAAATCCCCCGGAAGGTTTTTTTGTTATCTCTTTTGGATCTGATCCGCTGCGCGTCGCATCACTCATCCTTTTTGCCCCGCCTGCTTCCTGCGGGCGCGGTTCGCCGCGGATGCCGGCCCGGCTGCGGTGAGCTCTTGCCGGAGCCGGGTCGGTTTCCTTTTTAACAGCCTGTTTCCCGATATATGCCTTAGGTTCAAGCGCACACGGTTCGCCGGTCATGGTCTTTCTCCTAAGCTGGCCGCAGGCAGCATCGATGTCAGATCCCTGTTCCTGGCGTATTTCCGATTCAAATCCGGCCGTCTCCAGAATCGTGCGGAATCTTAAAACGTTCTCCGGCTTGGGTTTTTCATAACGTCCGTCAACCGCATTGAACGGGATCAGGTTGATGAACACATGTATCCCCTTAAGGTAGCGCACTAGCTCGCGCGCATGCTCCACGCTGTCGTTTATCCCGCCAAAGAGCACATATTCTATCGTTAATCTGTCTCCGGTTATCTTCTGATATTCCTGCATAGCCATGCGCAGCTCATCTACAGGGAATGTCTGGTTGACAGGCATGAGCATGCTTCTGAGCTCATCATTCACTGCATGGAGCGAAACAGCGAGTTTCACTCCAAGCCCGGAATTCGCAAGCTCGCGTATCCCCGGGATCACACCGGAGGTTGAGATAGTGATATGGCGGATGCCGAGGTTTCTCATCTTAGGGCTGTTGAGCATACGTATCGACTTCAATACGTTGTCTGTGTTCAGAAACGGCTCTCCCATCCCCATGTAGACGACATTGTTTATATCGCGTTCAACTTCTTTTTCCATTGCCAGGAACTGTCCCGCTATTTCACCGGCTGAGAGGCTTCTGACATATCCTGAGAGCCCGGTAGCACAGAACGTACACTGCAGCGGACAGCCAACCTGCGTCGATATACATGCTGTCAGTCTGTCTCCCTGTTTCAGCAGCACAGACTCAACGCTCTCTCCGTCACGCAGCTGCCATAAATATTTCCTCGTTCCGTCTATATTGGAACGCTGCTCTTTCACGAGTACAGGCACGCTGAAATCGACCCGCTGCGCAAGAAGTTCACGCAGCCGGACCGAGAGGTCAGTCATCTGTCCGACATCAAATACATGCCTCTGCCACATCCATCCGCAGATCTGGTCTGCGCGGAATTTAGGCTGCTGCAGCTCTTCCTCGAGCCATTTGACCCATTCTTCGTTGTTAAAGTCTAATGCATAAATTTTTTCACCCATTAATTAGCCCAGGGCTGCACAAGGTCCGGATATAGCGGGAACTCCTCAGTGAGTGCTGACATGCGAGCCCTTACTTCTTTCTTTATAGTCTCGTTGTTCGGGTTCGAAAGTACTGTGTCTATCGCTTCCGCAATTATTTCCATCTGTGTTTCCTTCATGCCGCGCGTAGTTACGGCCGCCGTTCCGAGGCGCACGCCGCTTGTGACCATAGGCTTCGCCGGGTCAAATGGGATCATATTCTTGTTGCAGGTTATCCCGACTTCGCCAAGCAGCGTCTCGCCTTCCCTGCCTGAGATGCTGCGCGAGCGGAGATCAAGCAGTATGAGATGGTTGTCCGTACCACCTGAGACAAGGCGGAAACCCCTGTCTGTCAGCGCCTTTGCAAATGACGCGGCGTTGCTTACGACCTGGGCCGAATACTGTTTGAACTCTTCGGTCCCGGCCAGCATGAACGTTACAGCCTTTCCCGCTATAGACTGGACAAGCGGACCGCCCTGTATTCCGGGGAAAACAGTTTTGTCAAGCAGCTGGGCATATTTCTCCTTGCAGAGGACAAACGCGCCTCTCGTCCCGCGAAGCGTCTTATGCGACGTGGAGCTTACAAAATCGGAATACGGCATCGGGTTCGGATGAACTCCTCCTGCGACAAGACCTGCGATATGGGCCATATCAACAAGCAACACTGCCCCGACTTCGTCAGCTATGGCACGAAACCGGGCAAAATCAATAAAACGCGGGTATGCGCTTGCACCGGCAATTATCAGTTTAGGCCTGCTTTCCTTCGCCAAACGTTCAACCTCGTCATAGTCGATAGTCTCCGTTTCGCGGCTCACGCCGTATCCGACTATATTGTAGAAACGCCCCGAAAAGTTAACCGGATGTCCGTGTGAAAGATGTCCGCCGTGGTCAAGCTTCATTGAGAGGACTGTGTCTCCGGGGTCCACCGTCGCAAAGAAGACAGCCTGATTGGCACTGGCGCCGGCATGCGGCTGGACATTTGCATGATCTGCACCGAATAGCCTGCATGCTCGCTGGATCGCTATTTCTTCTATTGCCTCCACATACTGGCAGCCGCCGTAATATTTATGGTGCGGATACCCCTCGGCATATTTGTTCGTCAGAATGGAACCCTGTATCTCAAGCAGAGCGCGGGGCACAAAATTCTCCGAGGCTATGAGCTCGACATGGACGCGCTGCCTGCCGAGCTCATCCGCTGTCAGTTTGTATATATCAGGATCTAGTATCTTTAATGTCTGTGTCATTATTTGGTTCATTTATGGCACTCCTTTCAGCACAAGAGATTAAGAATCTGATTCTTATTTAGATTATACCAGTTCAAGGACAGATTGCAGAAGAACGTTGCATCCGTTCTCCGCATCGCCGAAATCCGTCCACTCCTCAGGGCAATGGCTTCGCCCATTGAATGACGGCACAAAAATCATAGCTGTAGGGCATACGGAACAGAGAAACTGCGCGTCGTGCGCCGCCCCGCTGTACATGCGCTTTACGGTCAGGCCGAGCTGAAGAGCTTTCGCTTCAATGTGAGAGACCATCTCGCTGTTGAAGATGACCGGCGCGACTTCAACGATTTTTTCAAATTTATATTCAAGACCGCGTTCAGCCGCA includes:
- the glmS gene encoding glutamine--fructose-6-phosphate transaminase (isomerizing) yields the protein MCGIMGYIGGRETTKVILDGLAKHEYRGYDSAGIAVIRDGKIYELRTIGRVCQLAEKVAKEKFTGDFGIGHTRWATHGGVTENNAHPHMSSDGRVVLVHNGIIENARDIRAELEAKGIKFHTETDTESAVQYLGWVYKGDPKDAIVQLTNRIRGAFALVIMFCDKPNEIWVARKGSPLVVGHAGNEGFCASDPTALLEYTRDVWFMDDDEIGQITETGCKFFDFDGVEHEKQSMHLDWDAAMTTRGDYPHFMLKEIHEQPEVVTRTLLGRVADNSVDLSKELDWTAEQIAKWKKIHFVACGTSHYATIVAARIMETFGDFEIRTEVASEYRYRNIPIGPDTLAIFVSQSGETADTLQAARLAKSRGATCIVVTNVRGSTIHREVDYALVTPAGPEIGVAATKTFMAQITVLTLLGLYLSKLRNELPPKTEKRIISALMDIPAKLAKILSEEKEIARIARNFADARGFFFIGRGLAYPPALEGALKLKEISYLHAEAYPAGEMKHGPIALLDKELPVVALVPKNDLWEKTISNIEESMARKSPIIAIATEGDAEIGHYSKNVIFTPETEPELFPFVAVVPLQLFAYYVARQRGCDIDMPRNLAKSVTVE
- the rlmN gene encoding 23S rRNA (adenine(2503)-C(2))-methyltransferase RlmN, producing MGEKIYALDFNNEEWVKWLEEELQQPKFRADQICGWMWQRHVFDVGQMTDLSVRLRELLAQRVDFSVPVLVKEQRSNIDGTRKYLWQLRDGESVESVLLKQGDRLTACISTQVGCPLQCTFCATGLSGYVRSLSAGEIAGQFLAMEKEVERDINNVVYMGMGEPFLNTDNVLKSIRMLNSPKMRNLGIRHITISTSGVIPGIRELANSGLGVKLAVSLHAVNDELRSMLMPVNQTFPVDELRMAMQEYQKITGDRLTIEYVLFGGINDSVEHARELVRYLKGIHVFINLIPFNAVDGRYEKPKPENVLRFRTILETAGFESEIRQEQGSDIDAACGQLRRKTMTGEPCALEPKAYIGKQAVKKETDPAPARAHRSRAGIRGEPRPQEAGGAKRMSDATRSGSDPKEITKKPSGGFVEERGGRRAPVSRDKRGKTDRPAQERYRSGRMKEERPKYRGQGEGTELEAGGKTEHPRKEVKRSPSGYKPRDGKPEDGRGTRGERPAYKVHDKGAEPERSEYKIRDGKSASRHGEKKSDSRGKKASPKTRSGAKPSKGLRKAPVRGVSKTKRPPKKSL
- a CDS encoding serine hydroxymethyltransferase — protein: MTQTLKILDPDIYKLTADELGRQRVHVELIASENFVPRALLEIQGSILTNKYAEGYPHHKYYGGCQYVEAIEEIAIQRACRLFGADHANVQPHAGASANQAVFFATVDPGDTVLSMKLDHGGHLSHGHPVNFSGRFYNIVGYGVSRETETIDYDEVERLAKESRPKLIIAGASAYPRFIDFARFRAIADEVGAVLLVDMAHIAGLVAGGVHPNPMPYSDFVSSTSHKTLRGTRGAFVLCKEKYAQLLDKTVFPGIQGGPLVQSIAGKAVTFMLAGTEEFKQYSAQVVSNAASFAKALTDRGFRLVSGGTDNHLILLDLRSRSISGREGETLLGEVGITCNKNMIPFDPAKPMVTSGVRLGTAAVTTRGMKETQMEIIAEAIDTVLSNPNNETIKKEVRARMSALTEEFPLYPDLVQPWAN
- a CDS encoding adenylosuccinate synthase — protein: MKGRTDVVLGVQWGDEGKGRVVDALAGDAGIVVRYQGGANAGHTVVVKDEKYVFHLLPSGILYPDKVCLIGNGVVLDPETLFEELDGLKARGKELARLVVSHGAHIVMPYHKMIDRLSEGARASDQKIGTTGRGIGPCYSDKFERVGIRAEDLTNPDILKEKLTLNIKLKNEILTKIYGAEPLDFENIYSTALEWGGRLKPMLGDAFLEIDNTLRSGANVLFEGAQGTLLDVDHGTYPFVTSSSPCAGGACTGAGIGPGRIDRVIGVTKAYCTRVGEGPFPTEDKGSLGEMLRTKGGEYGATTGRPRRCGWNDLVAVDYAVKINGLDCIALTKLDVLSGFDEIEVCTAYEINGKIQKHFPSSCSDLSKAHPVFKQLPGWEEDISVCRSFEELPQNAQDYVRFIEDHTGIPVVLIGVGVGREDTILRGI
- a CDS encoding GIY-YIG nuclease family protein; amino-acid sequence: MTVFVYIIKCSDGSLYTGWTTDVAKRIAAHNNGTGAKYTRGRRPVMLVHSESFASKEAALSREIAIKNLKRDKKLKLIEGEK